The following nucleotide sequence is from Chloracidobacterium validum.
ACGGCTACCTTCCGATGGGCTGGACGGTTGAGCAGTGGCAGGATGCCCAGCGCGACCCAGCGCAGCACAGCGCGTTACGTCAAGCAGCGGCTGAAAGCTGCGCGCGTCATGTCCGCGCCCTGCTGGATTTGCAAGCGATGGGCGCAAAGGTCGTGGACTACGGCAATAACCTTCGCCAAGTCGCGTTTGATGAAGGCGTGACGGATGCGTTTTCGATTCCGGGATTCGTGCCGGCCTACATTCGTCCCCTGTTCTGTCGCGGCAAAGGACCGTTTCGCTGGGTGGCGTTGTCAGGCGACCCGGACGACATCCGCCGCACCGATGAACGCCTCATGGAACTGTTTCCCGACAACGACCACCTGCACCGCTGGCTGACGATGGCACAGCAACGCATTGCCTTTCAGGGGCTTCCGGCACGGATTTGCTGGCTTGGCCTGGGAGAGCGCCATCGAGCCGGGCTGCTTTTCAACGACATGGTGCGCCGTGGTGAAGTCAGCGCGCCGATCGTCATCGGACGCGACCACCTAGACGCCGGCTCGGTGGCCTCCCCCAACCGTGAGACGGAGGGGATGCTGGATGGCTCGGACGCTGTTTCTGACTGGCCCCTGCTCAATGCGTTGCTCAACACGGCAAGCGGCGCAACCTGGGTTTCACTCCATCATGGCGGCGGGGTTGGCATGGGCTATTCCCAGCACGCCGGCATGGTGATTGTGTGCGACGGGACGGCCGACGCTGACCGCCGACTGGAACGGGTGCTGTGGAACGACCCGGCCACTGGTGTCATGCGGCATGTGGATGCCGGCTACCCAGAGGCCGTGGCCTGCGCCCGCGAACAAAACTTACAACTGCCCATGCTCGACAGGTAGGCTTCATGACACGCGAACTCGTGTTCATTCTGGGTGGCGCGCGCGCCGGAAAGAGTCACCTAGCGCAAAAACTCGCCCAATCGAAAGCCGAGCAGACCGGCTCCAGCGTGTGTTTCATTGCCACGGCGGAAGCCCTCGATGAAGACATGCAGGCGCGGATTGTCCGCCATCGGGAAGAACGTCCGGCAACTTGGCGGACAATCGAAGAACCACGGGCGCTGGCGGCAGCCTATGCCCAGGCCGCCGACGCGGGCGTCGTGCTGGTGGACTGCCTCACCTTGCTGGTCTCCAATTGGCTCATGACCATGCCGGACGCCGAAGCCGATTGCCTCAAGGCGATTGAGACGACCCTGGCGGCTTTCCTGCAAACGTTTTCACGCCGGCACCAGACGGTGATCGTCGTGTCGAATGAAGTCGGCCTGGGGATCGTGCCCGACAATGCCTTGGCGCGGCGCTACCGCGACCTGCTTGGCAACGTCAACCAAACCGTAGCGGCAGCCGCAACCGAAGTGTATTTCGTCGTTGCCGGACTCCCATGGCGGATCAAGTGACGATCTACTCAACCAGCCTTTCGACGCTGGAAAAGTCGTACTGCCCCGGTGGCTCCCCATATCAGCCGCCTACTCGACAACTCCATGTTCCCCACCCTGAACGGCCGGGACAGGCGTCTGTACCATCATGCCGCGGGCTGCCAGTGCCTGCCGGACACCGGTTCGCAAGCGGTCGAGGAAATCCACCGGAAACGGCGTCGGGTTTTCACCGGTTTCTGACATGACGGCAAAGGCTTCTTCCAGCCGGGTTGGGTTGCCGCTCGAAAACGCCCGCCGCAAGGTCTGGTAGCTTGCGGTGGCCTGCGCCTGTGAGGCATAAGCCCGCAAGGGCTTGATGTCACAGCCGGTTGGCAGGAACCAGAGCTGAAACTTCCCCGTCTGGGGATGCTGCACAACGCCACCGACAAAAGCCCGCTGATGCGAACAGGCCAGGGCGGCACTCGTCAAACGATCCAGGGTCGTCATGAGCTAAAAACCTTTCAGTGCGTGAGACGCGCAGGAATGACCGTTGCAACGCTGTCCTTGCGTGAGGACCGCGATTGGGCTTGACCGAGCGGTTGGATTTGGTTTCGCGCTACAGGCGACGTAGCGCCTTCCCAGGGATGCGAACCGCCGGTCGGCGGTCGGCGGGTTGGCACAGCCGCGTACAACCGCCGCACAAACTCCGAAGGCGGGAGCGTTTGTCGCCAGTGCGGTGTTTCAATGCGGACATCGCCCCAATCCGTCACATAGATGCGGATGCTCAACGCAGATGGTGAAGTCATGTCAGTACGCCTCAAAGAAAATGAAAACGACTTTCAATATGAACGTACTAAACAAGACGACCAGCGTCAATGAACAAAATCGTCATTGGCGACAAGGTGACCGGGGAAGTTGGGACCGGGTGACCGGGAGAAAGGGCGACCGGGTGACCGGATATTTCGCGCTTCGTCTCCTCGTCTCCCGGTCTCGCCGTCTCACCTAGTCAGCGGCTCGACCTGTCCAACCACCACCCGCTGCACCCGCTTGGGCAAGAAAAAGGTCGTCAACACAATGACTCG
It contains:
- the cobU gene encoding bifunctional adenosylcobinamide kinase/adenosylcobinamide-phosphate guanylyltransferase — translated: MTRELVFILGGARAGKSHLAQKLAQSKAEQTGSSVCFIATAEALDEDMQARIVRHREERPATWRTIEEPRALAAAYAQAADAGVVLVDCLTLLVSNWLMTMPDAEADCLKAIETTLAAFLQTFSRRHQTVIVVSNEVGLGIVPDNALARRYRDLLGNVNQTVAAAATEVYFVVAGLPWRIK
- the hutU gene encoding urocanate hydratase yields the protein MTYEIRAPRGATLTCRNWQIEAAYRMLHNNLDPEVAERPAELIVYGGFGKAARNWDCFDAICRALRALQADETLLVQSGKPVGVFRTHPDAPRVLLANSNLVPKWATWEHFAELDRRGLMMYGQMTAGSWIYIGTQGIVQGTYETFAEMGRQHYGGDLRGRWVLTAGLGGMGGAQPLAAVFAGASALVIECQPSRIDARLRTRYLDEQATNLDDALTRIARYTSEGKAVSVGLLGNAAELLPLIAQRAQAGGLRPDIVTDQTAAHDLVYGYLPMGWTVEQWQDAQRDPAQHSALRQAAAESCARHVRALLDLQAMGAKVVDYGNNLRQVAFDEGVTDAFSIPGFVPAYIRPLFCRGKGPFRWVALSGDPDDIRRTDERLMELFPDNDHLHRWLTMAQQRIAFQGLPARICWLGLGERHRAGLLFNDMVRRGEVSAPIVIGRDHLDAGSVASPNRETEGMLDGSDAVSDWPLLNALLNTASGATWVSLHHGGGVGMGYSQHAGMVIVCDGTADADRRLERVLWNDPATGVMRHVDAGYPEAVACAREQNLQLPMLDR